The Elaeis guineensis isolate ETL-2024a chromosome 13, EG11, whole genome shotgun sequence genome includes a region encoding these proteins:
- the LOC140853289 gene encoding uncharacterized protein encodes MDAEAARMLARGLKAHKRKGAAASGSAKKARTEETSSATPAQAALTVDVPSDVEPPVLRASSRSSPAEVSAPGARSEEVPGVERGRRKKTVARRVSGRRAAIEESHGSEEEPVENPFNDRDLIKRLVDGCVLPEVVQRIVRADPEQRVWDSLGSFLEIGHQLLANIEAMNKVRRDAIQAEEGCRAEAARLKEKAAEVANLQEALEKEKQASEEMVRKAEAEVANLTKQIPALISEARGQAVEEFKTSVELRDLNVKFGQDAFIKGLELCQEKMVKKFPELDFSFLDQASEDEAGPSSTVAATTAPLPRTPSAPTPTSDV; translated from the exons atggacgccgaagcagcacggatgcttgccaggggcctcaaggctcacaaaagaaaaggcgctgcggcctctgggtcggcgaagaaggccagaacggaggagacgagctcggccacgcctgcccaagcggccctcactgtcgatgttccttcagacgtcgagcCCCCAGTTCTccgagcctcttcgaggagttctcccgccgAGGTTTCCGCTCCGGGGGCCCGctccgaggaggtgccaggggttgagaggggaaggagaaagaagacggtggcccgcagggtcagcggtcgccgagctgccatcgaagaatcccacggctccgaggaagagccggtggagaatccctttaatgacagggacctgataaagcgactggtcgatgggtgcgtcctgcccgaagtcgtccagaggatcgtccgcgccgatcccgaacagcgggtttgggactctctggggtcctttctcgag atcgggcaccagctcctcgccaacatcgaggcgatgaacaaggtgaggagggacgctatccaggcggaggaaggttgccgggctgaggccgcccgcctcaaggaaaaggctgccgaggtagccaacctccaagaggcacttgagaaagaaaagcaggcctcggaggagatggtgaggaaggcggaggccgaggtcgcaaatttgacgaaGCAGATTCCggctctgatctcggaggccaggggccaagcggtggaggagttcaagacctccgtcgaattgagggacctgaacgtcaagttcggccaagatgcattcatcaaaggattggagctctgccaagagaagatggtcaagaaatttcccgagctcgacttcagcttcttggatcaggcgtctgaagatgaagccggaccctcttCTACTGTCGCTGCCAccacagccccccttccaagaacaccgagcgcCCCAACTCCTACATCGgatgtctga